In the Oryza glaberrima chromosome 6, OglaRS2, whole genome shotgun sequence genome, one interval contains:
- the LOC127776528 gene encoding homeobox-leucine zipper protein HOX2, translating into MMDLGLSLGLGLASQGSLTSSTTTTSSPGAGSSSPWAAALNSIVGDVRRDQAAAHAAAAVGVGVGGEEMYQGRASTSPDSAAALSSASGKRERELERSGSGVDDDDGADGAGGRKKLRLSKDQAAVLEECFKTHSTLNPKQKVALANRLGLRPRQVEVWFQNRRARTKLKQTEVDCEYLKRWCERLADENKRLEKELADLRALKAAPSPASASAMQPSSSAAATLTMCPSCRRVATAGAPHQPNHQQCHPKSNTTISSSTAAAAAAVAVAGGNVLPSHCQFFPAAAAAADRTSQSTWNAAAPLVTRELF; encoded by the exons ATGATGGATCTCGGCCtcagcctcggcctcggcctcgcctcgcAGGGCAgcctcacctcctccaccaccaccacctcctcccccggcgCCGGATCATCCTCCCCGTGGGCCGCCGCGCTCAACTCCATCGTCGGCGACGTGAGGCGGGATCAGGCCGCGGCGCATGCTGCCGCGGCGGtgggggttggggttgggggcGAGGAGATGTACCAGGGGAGGGCGTCCACGTCGCCGgacagcgcggcggcgctgtcgaGCGCGAgcgggaagagggagagggagctgGAGCGGTCGGGATCCGgggttgacgacgacgacggcgcggacggcgccggcgggcggaaGAAGCTCAGGCTGTCCAAGGACCAGGCCGCCGTGCTCGAGGAGTGCTTCAAGACGCACTCCACTCTCAACCCC AAGCAGAAGGTGGCGCTGGCGAACAGGCTGGGGCTGCGGCCGCGGCAGGTGGAGGTGTGGTTCCAGAACCGGAGGGCGAGGACGAAGCTGAAGCAGACGGAGGTGGACTGCGAGTACCTGAAGCGGTGGTGCGAGCGCCTCGCCGACGAGAACAAGCGCCTCGAGAAGGAGCTCGCCGACCTCAGGGCGCTCAAGgccgcgccctcgccggcgtccgcgtccgcgatgcagccctcctcctccgccgccgccacgctcacCATGTGCCCCTcctgccgccgcgtcgccaccgccggcgcgccgcaCCAGCCTAACCACCAACAATGCCATCCCAAATCTAacaccaccatctcctcctccaccgccgccgccgccgccgccgtcgccgtcgccggcggcaacgTGCTGCCCAGCCACTGCCAGTtcttcccggccgccgccgccgccgccgaccggacAAGCCAGAGCACGTggaacgccgccgcgccgctcgtcACCAGAGAGCTCTTCTAG
- the LOC127776527 gene encoding U-box domain-containing protein 35-like: MEIEEAGGAGEDELEMEAPSVSTVAIAVNGSRNSKHALKWALDKFVPEGKVLFQILHVRPTIKMVPTPMGNFIPITQVREDVATAYKKEVEWQANNMLLPYKKMCAQRKVEAEAVLLESDDVPTAISEEISKFSVCKLVLGSSSSIFRRKNKGSKTATKICECIPSFCTAYVVSKGKLSSVHSATSDAIGTPESISSSTVSSPSSRSFSSSVPSEWGDTYGSANVSFHQPSLSSQRDQAIANMNKLSNRRASPSGSGGSEISNHDDTVLTSSHSINSETRFSSSSSGNSIYKSFNRDRSFDNSDQASVSDMATNLKHSHDQEYLKLEIERLRVKLRHLQKLNELAQKESLDANQKLHKLGIQDIEDEIKLKETELTEEKVRRLIRKKEREEQEVARREDQLRNENAESEATKQSNGNQEGDENKTGERIFVRCFDEYNRYTWEEIKASTSSLSEDLMIGRGSYGTVYKAKFHHTVAAVKVLNSPEGCGTQQLQQELEVLGKIRHPHLLLMLGACPEHGCLVYEFMENGSLDDMLQRRNNTPPLTWFDRFRIAWEVATALMFLHSSKPEPIIHRDLKPANILLDRNLVSKIGDVGLSTLLPSMDQYLSTMIKNTAPVGTFCYIDPEYQRSGVVSMKSDVYALGIVILQLLTAKSPMGIAHVVETALEDGHFVDILDAAAGQWPLNEAQELAFLALKCAEMRRRDRPDLSDHVLPALERLKDVATKAREMAFNGHQTAPPSHFICPILQEVMADPYVASDGYTYDRKAIELWLSMNDKSPMTNLRLPHKSLIPNHSLRSAIIDWRTKS, from the exons ATGGAGAtcgaggaggcgggcggcgccggggaggaTGAGCTGGAAATGGAGGCTCCGAGCGTGAGCACGGTGGCGATTGCGGTGAACGGGAGCAGGAACAGCAAGCACGCACTCAAGTGGGCTCTCGACAAGTTCGTCCCCGAAGGGAAGGTCCTCTTCCAGATCTTGCATGTCCGCCCCACCATCAAGATGGTGCCAACTCCAA TGGGCAATTTCATTCCAATCACACAAGTGCGTGAAGACGTAGCAACTGCATACAAGAAAGAAGTGGAATGGCAAGCAAACAATATGTTGCTTCCTTACAAGAAGATGTGTGCTCAGAGAAAG GTAGAAGCTGAAGCTGTTTTACTCGAATCTGACGATGTGCCTACTGCTATAAGCGAAGAAATCAGCAAATTCAGTGTCTGCAAGTTAGTTTTAGGTTCTTCTAGCAGCATATTCCGAAG gaaaaacaaaggaagtaaGACTGCGACCAAAATCTGTGAGTGCATTCCAAGCTTCTGCACAGCATACGTTGTCTCAAAAGGAAAACTATCATCTGTGCACTCAGCTACATCTGATGCCATCGGAACACCTGAATCCATTTCTTCTTCAACTGTTTCATCCCCAAGCTCTAGAAGCTTTTCATCCAGTGTACCCTCAG AATGGGGAGACACATATGGGTCAGCAAATGTGTCATTCCACCAGCCATCTCTGTCATCTCAGCGTGACCAAGCAATTGCAAACATGAATAAGTTATCCAACAGGAGAGCTAGCCCTTCAGGCAGTGGTGGGAGTGAGATCTCCAACCATGATGATACAGTCCTGACAAGTTCACACTCGATCAATTCAGAAACACGGttcagtagcagcagcagtgggAATTCTATCTATAAGAGCTTCAATAGAGATCGTTCATTTGATAACTCTGATCAGGCATCCGTGTCAGATATGGCAACAAATCTGAAACATTCTCATGACCAG GAGTATCTAAAGCTTGAGATTGAGAGGCTGAGGGTTAAACTACGGCATCTTCAGAAGCTTAATGAGTTAGCTCAGAAAGAATCATTGGACGCCAATCAGAAA TTACATAAGTTGGGCATCCAGGACATTGAGGATGAAATTAAGCTTAAAGAGACAGAACTGACAGAAGAAAAGGTAAGGAGATTGataaggaaaaaagagagagaagaacaggaaGTTGCCAGAAGAGAAGATCAATTAAGAAATGAAAATGCTGAAAGTGAAGCAACAAAACAGAGTAATGGCAATCAGGAAGGTGATGAGAATAAGACAGGAGAGAGGATTTTCGTGCGCTGTTTTGACGAGTATAACAGGTATACCTGGGAGGAGATAAAAGCATCGACTTCGTCACTGTCTGAGGATCTTATGATTGGCAGGGGATCATATGGTACAGTGTACAAGGCTAAGTTTCATCATACAGTTGCAGCAGTAAAAGTTCTGAACTCCCCTGAAGGCTGTGGAACTCAGCAATTACAACAGGAG cttGAGGTCCTAGGTAAAATCCGGCACCCTCACTTGCTCCTGATGCTAGGTGCATGCCCTGAGCATGGTTGCTTGGTCTACGAATTCATGGAAAATGGCAGCTTGGATGACATGCTGCAACGGAGAAATAATACACCGCCATTGACCTGGTTTGACCGTTTCAGAATTGCTTGGGAGGTTGCAACTGCTCTTATGTTCCTTCACAGTTCCAAACCAGAGCCTATCATACACCGGGATCTGAAGCCCGCAAACATATTGCTTGACAGGAACTTGGTTAGCAAGATAGGTGATGTAGGTCTATCAACTTTGCTTCCAAGTATGGATCAGTACCTGTCCACAATGATCAAGAACACTGCTCCAGTGGGCACTTTCTGTTACATAGACCCAGAGTATCAGAGAAGTGGCGTGGTCTCCATGAAGTCCGATGTTTATGCTCTAGGGATCGTGATCTTGCAATTGCTGACAGCGAAGTCACCAATGGGGATTGCCCATGTTGTGGAGACTGCACTAGAAGATGGACACTTCGTGGACATTCTGGATGCAGCTGCTGGGCAGTGGCCTTTGAATGAGGCACAAGAATTGGCTTTCCTAGCCCTAAAGTGTGCCGAAATGAGGCGCAGAGACCGGCCCGACTTGAGCGATCATGTTCTTCCAGCATTGGAGCGGCTGAAGGATGTTGCAACCAAGGCCAGAGAAATGGCTTTTAATGGCCACCAAACAGCACCTCCAAGTCACTTCATTTGCCCCATACTTCAG GAAGTGATGGCTGATCCATATGTCGCATCGGATGGGTACACATATGACCGGAAGGCGATCGAGCTGTGGCTAAGTATGAATGACAAGTCCCCTATGACAAATCTGAGATTGCCTCACAAGAGCCTGATACCAAATCACTCGCTTCGTTCTGCAATCATCGACTGGAGAACAAAGAGTTAG